A DNA window from Ornithinimicrobium humiphilum contains the following coding sequences:
- a CDS encoding DMT family transporter: MSRRTGALPWQVWYVALAFIWGSSYLLIKLGLGSLTPVQVTALRILCGAAVLALLVALTRTRLPRGRRTWGHLLVTGTLLCTLPWFLFAAGEQRVTTAIAGISNATTPVVTVLATALLLPGEPVGRRRQLGVAIGFLGVVLIAQPWSAEHGPDPLGLAMVLAASASYGVGWTYVRRFLRDADPGGFSMPAAQLLVAAAQVPVLLLLDWLVRGASGGGPLAPGGPGAADGGWSLWGPVLAVVVLGIVGTGLAQAMQYAVVRAAGPTVATSVTYPIIVVSVLLGVVALGESVGPVVLVGAVVVLAGSVLITGPQRRPSARAGDAPQDAGLSVEPAKMDG, encoded by the coding sequence GTGAGCCGCCGGACCGGGGCCCTGCCGTGGCAGGTCTGGTACGTCGCGCTCGCCTTCATCTGGGGCTCGAGCTATCTGCTCATCAAGCTCGGTCTGGGGTCGCTGACGCCCGTCCAGGTCACCGCGCTGCGCATCCTGTGCGGCGCGGCAGTGCTGGCGCTCCTGGTCGCGCTGACGCGCACCCGGCTCCCGCGCGGTCGCCGCACCTGGGGCCATCTGCTCGTGACCGGCACGCTGCTGTGCACGCTGCCGTGGTTCCTCTTCGCGGCGGGGGAGCAACGGGTGACCACGGCGATCGCCGGCATCTCCAACGCCACCACCCCCGTGGTCACGGTCCTCGCGACCGCGCTGCTGCTGCCGGGCGAGCCGGTCGGCCGGCGCCGCCAGCTCGGCGTGGCCATCGGTTTCCTCGGCGTCGTGCTCATCGCCCAGCCCTGGTCCGCCGAGCACGGCCCCGACCCGCTCGGCCTGGCGATGGTGCTGGCCGCGTCGGCGAGCTATGGCGTGGGCTGGACCTACGTGCGGCGCTTCCTGCGCGACGCCGACCCGGGCGGCTTCTCCATGCCCGCCGCCCAGTTGCTCGTGGCGGCCGCCCAGGTGCCTGTCCTGCTCCTGCTCGACTGGCTCGTACGCGGTGCGTCCGGCGGGGGCCCGCTCGCGCCGGGCGGCCCCGGTGCCGCCGACGGCGGCTGGTCGCTGTGGGGTCCGGTCCTGGCGGTCGTCGTGCTCGGCATCGTCGGCACGGGCCTCGCCCAGGCGATGCAGTATGCCGTGGTCCGCGCCGCCGGCCCCACGGTCGCCACCTCGGTGACCTACCCGATCATCGTCGTCTCCGTGCTGCTCGGCGTGGTCGCGCTCGGTGAGAGCGTCGGCCCGGTCGTGCTGGTCGGCGCCGTCGTGGTGCTGGCCGGGTCGGTCCTGATCACCGGTCCGCAGCGCCGCCCCTCCGCCCGTGCGGGCGACGCGCCGCAGGACGCCGGGCTGTCGGTGGAGCCTGCCAAGATGGACGGGTGA
- a CDS encoding glutaredoxin domain-containing protein, which produces MRRRLWIVLLVLVALVVGTSLWQRDWFFAVGYAVVGLALVWWTAPWRGGRTTTHQEVLAMPESERQVVIYWRPGCGFCQRLKGHLGKDGERAVWVNIWQDEEAAAFVRSVNDGNETVPTVVIDGVPHTNPQPAMVLERLTSA; this is translated from the coding sequence ATGCGTCGCCGGTTGTGGATCGTCCTGCTCGTCCTCGTGGCGCTGGTCGTGGGCACCTCCCTCTGGCAGCGCGACTGGTTCTTCGCCGTCGGCTACGCCGTGGTCGGTCTCGCCCTCGTGTGGTGGACCGCTCCCTGGCGGGGCGGCCGCACCACCACCCACCAGGAGGTCCTCGCCATGCCCGAGTCCGAGCGTCAGGTGGTCATCTACTGGCGGCCGGGGTGCGGCTTCTGCCAGCGCCTCAAGGGCCACCTCGGCAAGGACGGCGAGCGCGCCGTCTGGGTCAACATCTGGCAGGACGAGGAGGCGGCCGCCTTCGTCCGCAGCGTCAACGACGGCAACGAGACCGTGCCGACGGTCGTGATCGACGGGGTGCCGCACACCAACCCGCAGCCGGCGATGGTGCTGGAGCGCCTCACCAGCGCCTGA
- the gatC gene encoding Asp-tRNA(Asn)/Glu-tRNA(Gln) amidotransferase subunit GatC — translation MSNLSREDVAHVAMLARIQLEEHELDTLAGQLDQIVGWVGQVNEVAAADVPPMSHPLPLVNVTRPDEVRPSLSAEQALANAPDPEDGRFGVPRILDEE, via the coding sequence ATGTCCAACCTCTCGCGCGAGGACGTCGCGCACGTCGCCATGCTGGCCCGGATCCAGCTCGAGGAGCACGAGCTCGACACCCTGGCCGGGCAGCTCGACCAGATCGTCGGGTGGGTCGGCCAGGTCAACGAGGTCGCCGCCGCCGACGTGCCCCCGATGTCGCACCCGTTGCCCCTGGTCAACGTCACCCGGCCGGACGAGGTGCGGCCCAGCCTGAGCGCCGAGCAGGCGCTGGCCAACGCGCCCGACCCTGAGGACGGGCGCTTCGGCGTGCCGCGGATCCTGGACGAGGAGTGA
- the ligA gene encoding NAD-dependent DNA ligase LigA produces the protein MSESTADHPTVPVADDVPEEARHRWTELAEEIRGHQFAYYVKDAPTISDGEFDALVRELEELEEAHPGLRVPDSPTQVVGGTFSTEFRAVDHLERMLSLDNAFSTEEVEQWAERVERDAGGAGISYLCELKIDGLAVNLLYEDGRLVRALTRGDGRTGEDVTLNVRTIKGVPHQLRAPEQQEAEGVPQEGAVVEGGDDTDAPVPIPRLVEVRGEVFFPVAAFEELNAALVEAGKPPYANPRNTAAGSLRQKDPRITAQRGLRMYVHGIGAREGFDIASQSHAYELLAAWGLPVSERTRVVPTIKDVLDYIAYYGEHRHDVEHEIDGVVVKVDEVSVQRRLGSTSRAPRWAIAFKYPPEEVTTTLLDIRVDVGRTGRVTPWGLMEPVQVAGSTVERATLHNASEVERKGVLIGDTVVLRKAGDVIPEILGPVVDKRDGSERPFVMPTECPSCGTPLRPEKEGDKDIRCPNSEKCPAQLRERLYSLASRGAFDIEALGGEGVNALLEAGVLTNEATLFSLTADDIRRVPLYTRAAKKSDPEDAVVDGRVLSANGLKLVENLQQAKNQPLWRVLVALSIRHVGPTAARALATEFGSMDAIRSASVEELAATEGVGQVIAESVKDWFEVDWHREIVERWAADGVRMADERDESVERTLEGLTVVVTGSLEGFSRDESKEAIVSRGGKAAGSVSKKTDFVVVGANAGSKAAKAEELGLTILDEEQFVRLLEGGPAALGLGEEAEDGDGDEGEGDEG, from the coding sequence GTGAGCGAGAGCACCGCGGACCACCCGACCGTCCCCGTCGCCGACGACGTGCCGGAGGAGGCGCGCCACCGCTGGACCGAGCTGGCCGAGGAGATCCGGGGCCACCAGTTCGCCTACTACGTCAAGGATGCGCCGACGATCAGCGACGGCGAGTTCGACGCGCTGGTGCGCGAGCTGGAGGAGCTGGAGGAGGCGCATCCCGGTCTGCGGGTGCCCGACAGCCCCACCCAGGTCGTGGGCGGCACGTTCTCCACCGAGTTCCGGGCCGTCGACCACCTCGAGCGCATGCTCAGCCTGGACAACGCCTTCTCGACCGAGGAGGTGGAGCAGTGGGCCGAGCGCGTGGAGCGCGACGCCGGCGGCGCCGGGATCAGCTATCTCTGCGAGCTGAAGATCGACGGCCTGGCCGTCAACCTGCTCTACGAGGACGGCCGCCTGGTGCGGGCGCTGACCCGTGGCGACGGCCGCACGGGCGAGGACGTCACGCTCAACGTGCGCACGATCAAGGGGGTGCCCCACCAGCTGCGTGCGCCGGAGCAGCAGGAGGCCGAGGGCGTGCCGCAGGAGGGCGCCGTCGTCGAGGGCGGCGACGACACCGACGCGCCCGTGCCGATCCCGCGCCTTGTCGAGGTGCGGGGCGAGGTCTTCTTCCCGGTGGCGGCCTTCGAGGAGCTCAACGCCGCGCTCGTCGAGGCGGGCAAGCCGCCCTACGCCAACCCCCGCAACACCGCCGCGGGCTCGCTGCGGCAGAAGGACCCCCGCATCACCGCCCAGCGCGGGCTGCGGATGTACGTCCACGGCATCGGGGCCCGGGAGGGCTTCGACATCGCCAGCCAGTCGCACGCCTACGAGCTGCTCGCCGCCTGGGGCCTGCCGGTCTCCGAGCGCACCCGGGTCGTGCCCACGATCAAGGACGTCCTCGACTACATCGCCTACTACGGCGAGCACCGGCACGACGTCGAGCACGAGATCGACGGGGTCGTCGTCAAGGTCGACGAGGTCTCGGTCCAGCGTCGGCTCGGGTCGACCTCGCGGGCGCCGCGGTGGGCGATCGCGTTCAAGTACCCGCCCGAGGAGGTCACCACCACCCTCCTCGACATCCGCGTCGACGTCGGGCGCACCGGCCGGGTCACGCCGTGGGGGCTGATGGAGCCGGTGCAGGTGGCCGGGTCCACGGTGGAGCGGGCCACGCTGCACAACGCCTCGGAGGTGGAGCGCAAGGGCGTGCTCATCGGCGACACCGTGGTGCTGCGCAAGGCCGGCGACGTCATCCCCGAGATCCTCGGGCCGGTCGTCGACAAGCGCGACGGCAGCGAGCGCCCGTTCGTGATGCCCACCGAGTGCCCGTCCTGCGGCACGCCGCTGCGGCCGGAGAAGGAGGGCGACAAGGACATCCGCTGCCCCAACAGCGAGAAGTGCCCCGCCCAGCTGCGGGAGCGGCTCTACTCGCTGGCGAGCCGGGGCGCCTTCGACATCGAGGCGCTCGGCGGCGAGGGGGTCAACGCCCTGCTCGAGGCCGGCGTGCTGACCAACGAGGCCACCCTCTTCTCCCTGACGGCCGACGACATCCGCCGGGTGCCGCTCTACACCCGCGCCGCGAAAAAGAGCGACCCGGAGGACGCCGTCGTCGACGGCCGGGTGCTCTCGGCCAACGGGCTCAAGCTCGTCGAGAACCTGCAGCAGGCCAAGAACCAGCCCCTGTGGCGGGTGCTCGTCGCCCTCTCGATCCGGCACGTCGGGCCCACCGCAGCCCGGGCCCTGGCCACCGAGTTCGGGTCCATGGACGCGATCCGGTCGGCCAGCGTGGAGGAGCTGGCGGCGACCGAGGGCGTCGGTCAGGTGATCGCCGAGTCGGTCAAGGACTGGTTCGAGGTCGACTGGCACCGCGAGATCGTCGAGCGCTGGGCCGCCGACGGCGTGCGGATGGCCGACGAGCGCGACGAGTCGGTCGAGCGGACCCTCGAGGGCCTGACCGTCGTCGTCACGGGCTCGCTCGAGGGCTTCAGCCGCGACGAGTCCAAGGAGGCCATCGTCAGCCGCGGCGGCAAGGCCGCCGGGTCGGTGTCGAAGAAGACCGACTTCGTCGTCGTCGGTGCCAATGCCGGCTCCAAGGCCGCCAAGGCCGAGGAGCTGGGCCTGACCATCCTCGACGAGGAGCAGTTCGTGCGGCTGCTCGAGGGCGGCCCGGCCGCGCTGGGTCTGGGCGAGGAGGCCGAGGACGGCGACGGCGACGAGGGTGAGGGGGACGAGGGGTGA
- a CDS encoding DinB family protein: MNHLDDADVLSFADTALDGMLALCRELGDDLVNDRLEAPGSNSPYAIVVHCAGVIDFWAGHKVAGRPNHRDRDAEFRAAGTVADLEERVRAARAVLAEALAGADWTAPCPGQDRPETAARPAGRTQGGALVHVLEELMQHHGQLQVTADLLRHRAATG, encoded by the coding sequence GTGAACCACCTCGACGACGCCGACGTCCTGTCCTTCGCCGACACCGCGCTCGACGGGATGCTGGCGCTCTGCCGCGAGCTGGGCGACGACCTCGTCAACGATCGGCTCGAGGCGCCCGGCAGCAACAGCCCCTACGCGATCGTCGTGCACTGCGCGGGCGTCATCGACTTCTGGGCAGGCCACAAGGTCGCCGGGCGGCCCAACCATCGTGACCGCGACGCCGAGTTCCGCGCCGCGGGGACGGTCGCCGACCTGGAGGAGCGTGTGCGGGCCGCCCGCGCGGTGCTCGCCGAGGCCCTTGCCGGCGCCGACTGGACGGCGCCGTGCCCCGGTCAGGACCGCCCCGAGACCGCGGCCCGACCCGCCGGCCGCACCCAGGGTGGTGCGCTGGTCCACGTGCTCGAGGAGCTGATGCAGCACCACGGCCAGCTGCAGGTGACCGCCGACCTGCTGCGCCACCGGGCCGCGACCGGCTGA
- the gatA gene encoding Asp-tRNA(Asn)/Glu-tRNA(Gln) amidotransferase subunit GatA: MTQTTDLTRLTAVQMADGLAAGEFTSVELTQAHLDRIERLNPALNAYLLVDAEGALATAAEVDRARAAGESLPRLAGVPVAVKDIACTEGLTTTAGSRMLEDFVPPYDATIVTRLREARMPILGKTNMDEFAMGSSTEHSAFGPTRNPWDLERIPGGSGGGSSAAVAGFLAPLAIGSDTGGSIRQPAAVTGTVGAKPTYGGVSRYGIIALASSLDQIGPCARTVADAALLHEVLGGHDPMDSTSIDAPVPPVVAAATGTRDLTGLRVGVVKEIGGEGFQPGVLARFEEALDQLRELGAEIVEVSCPHFTYAMAAYYLILPSEASSNLARYDAMRYGRRVVPDGSPSAEQVMAASRDAGFGDEVKRRIILGTYALSSGYYDAYYGQAQKVRTLIARDFAAAFEQADVLVSPTAPTTAFKIGDKLDDPMAMYLNDIATIPANLAGVPGMSIPAGVAEEDGLPVGFQILAPAMEDQRMYAVGAALEARLAEVQGGLVIDRLPEVPEAAPAAPHTRTDETEEARA, from the coding sequence ATGACGCAGACCACCGACCTGACCCGTCTCACCGCCGTCCAGATGGCCGACGGCCTGGCCGCGGGGGAGTTCACCTCCGTCGAGCTGACCCAGGCCCATCTGGACCGCATCGAGCGCCTCAACCCCGCGCTCAACGCCTACCTGCTCGTCGACGCCGAGGGCGCCCTGGCCACCGCGGCCGAGGTCGACCGGGCGCGCGCGGCGGGCGAGAGCCTGCCCCGCCTGGCGGGCGTCCCCGTCGCCGTCAAGGACATCGCCTGCACCGAGGGCCTGACCACGACCGCCGGCTCCCGCATGCTCGAGGACTTCGTCCCGCCCTACGACGCGACGATCGTGACCAGGCTGCGCGAGGCGCGGATGCCCATCCTGGGCAAGACCAACATGGACGAGTTCGCGATGGGCTCCTCCACCGAGCACAGCGCCTTCGGCCCGACCCGCAACCCGTGGGACCTCGAGCGCATCCCCGGCGGCTCCGGCGGTGGCTCGTCCGCGGCCGTCGCGGGCTTCCTGGCCCCGCTGGCGATCGGCTCCGACACCGGCGGCTCCATCCGCCAGCCCGCGGCCGTGACCGGCACCGTGGGCGCCAAGCCGACCTACGGCGGGGTGAGCCGCTACGGCATCATCGCGCTGGCCTCGAGCCTGGACCAGATCGGCCCGTGCGCCCGCACCGTCGCCGACGCCGCGCTCCTGCACGAGGTGCTCGGCGGCCACGACCCGATGGACTCCACCAGCATCGACGCCCCGGTGCCGCCGGTCGTCGCGGCGGCCACCGGCACCCGCGACCTGACCGGCCTGCGCGTCGGTGTCGTCAAGGAGATCGGCGGGGAGGGCTTCCAGCCCGGCGTGCTGGCCCGATTCGAGGAGGCGCTCGACCAGCTGCGCGAGCTGGGCGCCGAGATCGTCGAGGTCTCCTGCCCGCACTTCACCTACGCGATGGCGGCCTACTACCTCATCCTCCCGTCGGAGGCGAGCTCCAACCTGGCCCGCTACGACGCCATGCGCTACGGCCGGCGCGTCGTGCCGGACGGCAGCCCGAGCGCCGAGCAGGTCATGGCCGCCAGCCGCGACGCCGGCTTCGGCGACGAGGTCAAGCGCCGCATCATCCTGGGCACCTACGCGCTGTCCAGCGGCTACTACGACGCCTACTACGGCCAGGCGCAGAAGGTCCGCACGCTCATCGCTCGCGACTTCGCCGCGGCCTTCGAGCAGGCCGACGTGCTCGTCAGCCCGACCGCGCCGACCACGGCCTTCAAGATCGGCGACAAGCTCGACGACCCGATGGCGATGTACCTCAACGACATCGCCACCATCCCGGCCAACCTCGCCGGCGTGCCCGGCATGTCGATCCCGGCGGGCGTCGCCGAGGAGGACGGCCTGCCGGTCGGCTTCCAGATCCTGGCCCCGGCCATGGAGGACCAGCGCATGTATGCCGTGGGCGCGGCCCTCGAGGCCCGTCTCGCCGAGGTGCAGGGCGGCCTGGTCATCGACCGCCTGCCCGAGGTGCCCGAGGCCGCCCCGGCGGCACCGCATACCCGCACCGACGAGACCGAGGAGGCGCGCGCGTGA